From Tissierellales bacterium, a single genomic window includes:
- a CDS encoding PTS ascorbate transporter subunit IIC (phosphoenolpyruvate-dependent sugar phosphotransferase system; functions with enzymes IIB (sgaB; ulaB) and IIA (sgaA; ulaC) enzyme I and HPr for anaerobic utilization and uptake of L-ascorbate; sgaTBA are regulated by yifQ as well as Crp and Fnr; IIB is phosphorylated by IIA and then transfers the phosphoryl group to the sugar; IIC forms the translocation channel), giving the protein MNLFMNFFMEFVNKFLGQAPLLLGTVVLIGYLLMGKKLYEALAGFIKAFVGFKILQVGTGGLVKTFAPIINALTEKFGIKAFVIDPYFGQTSGVEVLDAVNSLQYVGYVMLIAFAWNILLVAFRKYTKVRPLFITGHIMYQQSAVLLWALYTVIEG; this is encoded by the coding sequence TTGAATTTATTTATGAACTTTTTTATGGAATTTGTTAATAAGTTCCTAGGACAGGCACCATTGTTACTTGGTACAGTTGTATTAATCGGTTACCTATTGATGGGGAAGAAGCTTTACGAGGCACTTGCAGGATTTATTAAAGCATTTGTTGGATTCAAAATTTTACAGGTTGGTACAGGTGGATTGGTTAAGACGTTTGCGCCAATCATCAATGCATTGACAGAAAAGTTTGGAATTAAAGCATTTGTAATAGACCCTTACTTTGGACAGACATCTGGTGTAGAAGTGTTGGATGCAGTTAATTCACTTCAATATGTAGGATATGTAATGCTTATAGCATTTGCGTGGAACATTTTATTAGTTGCATTTAGAAAGTACACTAAGGTTCGTCCATTATTTATTACTGGACACATTATGTATCAGCAATCAGCAGTACTTCTTTGGGCATTATACACAGTAATAGAAGG
- a CDS encoding sodium:alanine symporter family protein yields MESFKQFLDVANGFLWGPVMLVLLLGTGIMFTLRLRFIQITKLKLAFKNIFKKSHDSGDEHEGEGLSPFQSLTTAIAAQVGTGNLAGVATALVSGGPGAVFWMWISGFFGMGTICAEAILGQLFRESKDGKMVGGPAYYISKGLNNKFLAGFFSISIIFALGFMGNIVQSNSIGKAISTVAPSIPPFIVGLTLALLAALILFGGVSRIGSFTEKVVPVMAIVYIIGALVVCVLNADMIGPAFKMIFVGAFNPRAATGGLIGATFKEAFRYGIARGIFSNEAGMGSSPHAHAIAKVKHPVDQGLLAILGVIVDTGIVCTLTALVILTTGQLGSGFTAAELTQAGFAQGLSSISPTAGSWVIAICLFFFAFSTIISWCFFGAQNITYLFGSDKVKYYHIVVLACIVAGPLFTDVNLVWSCADFFNAIMVIPNLIGLIGLANLVVKAVNEYDTLQHTHDKNETA; encoded by the coding sequence ATGGAGTCATTCAAACAATTTTTAGATGTAGCAAATGGTTTTTTATGGGGACCTGTAATGTTGGTTCTTTTACTCGGTACAGGAATTATGTTTACACTCAGATTACGATTTATTCAAATTACTAAATTAAAATTAGCTTTTAAAAATATTTTTAAGAAAAGTCATGATAGTGGTGATGAACATGAAGGTGAGGGTTTAAGTCCATTTCAATCTCTTACCACTGCAATAGCAGCTCAAGTTGGTACTGGTAACTTAGCTGGTGTTGCCACTGCATTGGTATCTGGAGGTCCGGGAGCCGTATTTTGGATGTGGATTAGTGGATTCTTTGGAATGGGTACTATATGTGCAGAAGCAATTCTTGGTCAATTATTTAGAGAGTCTAAAGATGGAAAAATGGTCGGTGGACCAGCTTACTACATTAGCAAAGGTTTGAACAATAAATTCTTAGCCGGTTTCTTTTCGATTTCAATAATATTTGCACTAGGTTTTATGGGAAATATAGTACAATCTAACTCAATAGGGAAAGCGATTTCTACTGTAGCTCCTTCAATACCACCTTTTATAGTAGGTCTCACGCTAGCTTTACTAGCCGCATTGATTTTATTCGGTGGTGTATCTAGAATTGGTTCATTTACAGAAAAAGTTGTCCCTGTTATGGCTATAGTTTATATTATAGGAGCTCTTGTGGTTTGCGTTCTAAATGCAGATATGATTGGTCCTGCTTTCAAAATGATTTTTGTGGGAGCTTTCAACCCTAGAGCAGCTACTGGTGGTCTCATTGGTGCTACATTTAAAGAAGCTTTTAGATATGGTATCGCTAGAGGTATTTTCTCAAATGAAGCTGGTATGGGTTCTTCTCCTCATGCACACGCTATCGCTAAAGTAAAACATCCTGTTGACCAAGGTCTTTTGGCTATACTAGGTGTTATAGTTGATACCGGTATTGTTTGTACATTAACTGCTCTAGTAATACTTACTACTGGACAGCTAGGTTCAGGTTTTACAGCTGCTGAATTGACTCAAGCAGGTTTTGCGCAAGGTCTTAGCTCTATAAGCCCAACTGCCGGTTCTTGGGTAATAGCAATTTGCCTATTCTTCTTTGCATTCTCAACTATAATCAGTTGGTGTTTCTTCGGAGCTCAAAATATAACATACTTATTCGGTTCTGATAAAGTAAAATATTACCATATAGTCGTTCTAGCTTGTATAGTTGCTGGCCCATTATTCACAGATGTAAATTTGGTTTGGAGTTGTGCCGACTTCTTCAATGCTATAATGGTTATTCCTAACCTTATAGGTTTGATAGGTCTTGCCAACTTAGTTGTAAAAGCTGTTAACGAATATGACACTTTACAACATACTCATGACAAAAATGAGACTGCATAG
- a CDS encoding pyridoxal phosphate-dependent aminotransferase → MFSEKIMESLSHSSWIRAMFEQGAKLAEKYGAENVYDYSLGNPYAEPPKEVQDALKKYVDGEYRGLHRYMNNAGYPEVRKQMADDINKTSKVKLGSENVIMTVGAAGGLNVTMKALLNPDEEVIIFAPYFVEYNFYASNHGGKAVVMPANTETFGPNLEAFEAGINSKTKAVIVNIPNNPTGVIYSDSDLKKMAEIIERKEKELGITIFVISDQPYSAILYDNAEMPNLMNYFENAIIINSFSKSLGLAGERIGYIAASPQIKDVDKFMLALSFCNRTLGFVNAPGLFQKVVGDAVDAKVDVEAYKKRRDYLYDNLTKMGFEIVKPEGAFYLFPKALEDDDVAFIKKAVEHNLLLVPGSGFGCPGYFRMSYCVEMDMIERSMKAFEELAKDYNL, encoded by the coding sequence ATGTTTTCAGAAAAAATTATGGAAAGTTTAAGTCATTCATCATGGATTAGAGCTATGTTTGAGCAAGGTGCTAAATTAGCAGAAAAATACGGTGCTGAGAATGTTTACGACTATAGTTTAGGAAATCCATATGCAGAGCCACCAAAAGAAGTACAGGATGCACTCAAAAAATATGTAGATGGAGAATATAGAGGTTTACATAGATATATGAACAATGCAGGATATCCAGAAGTTAGAAAACAAATGGCAGATGATATAAATAAGACTTCGAAGGTTAAGTTAGGATCAGAAAACGTAATTATGACAGTTGGTGCTGCAGGAGGACTAAATGTTACAATGAAAGCATTGCTGAATCCTGATGAAGAAGTGATTATATTTGCACCATATTTTGTTGAATATAACTTCTATGCTTCAAATCATGGTGGAAAAGCAGTTGTTATGCCAGCTAATACTGAAACATTTGGACCAAATTTAGAAGCTTTTGAGGCAGGAATTAATTCAAAAACTAAAGCAGTTATAGTTAATATACCAAATAACCCTACAGGAGTTATATATAGTGATTCAGATCTTAAGAAAATGGCAGAAATTATTGAGAGAAAAGAGAAGGAACTTGGAATAACTATATTTGTTATTTCAGACCAGCCATATTCTGCTATACTTTATGATAATGCAGAAATGCCAAATCTTATGAATTATTTTGAAAATGCTATCATAATCAATTCATTTAGTAAGTCATTGGGACTTGCAGGAGAGCGTATAGGTTATATTGCAGCTAGTCCACAAATTAAAGATGTAGATAAATTTATGCTTGCACTTAGCTTTTGCAATAGAACACTTGGTTTTGTTAATGCACCAGGATTGTTCCAAAAAGTTGTAGGAGATGCAGTAGATGCTAAAGTAGATGTAGAAGCGTATAAGAAGAGAAGAGATTATTTATATGATAATTTGACAAAAATGGGATTTGAAATAGTAAAACCAGAAGGAGCATTTTACTTATTCCCTAAGGCATTAGAAGATGATGATGTAGCATTTATAAAAAAAGCAGTAGAACATAATTTACTATTAGTTCCTGGTAGTGGATTTGGATGCCCTGGATACTTTAGAATGTCTTATTGTGTGGAAATGGATATGATTGAAAGATCTATGAAGGCGTTTGAAGAATTAGCAAAAGACTATAATTTATAG
- the thpR gene encoding RNA 2',3'-cyclic phosphodiesterase — translation MRIFIGLEITNDIRYSIGNTVAKLSIEGKVYPRENYHITLNFLGNIDDDKLEKVFEVCQSVAKQKSEFEINVGKLGYFEKKNKKILWIKVLDEMNKLQELYADLANELNVLKFEYPLEYTPHMTIARNVKMKSEDIEVMAEQFELLKMPLDVRNLVVFESKRLEGELRYIPIRKIKFCQK, via the coding sequence TTGAGAATATTTATTGGCTTAGAAATTACAAATGATATAAGATATAGCATTGGAAATACAGTAGCGAAATTGAGTATTGAAGGCAAAGTATATCCTAGGGAAAACTATCATATAACATTGAATTTTTTAGGGAATATAGACGATGATAAGTTGGAAAAAGTATTTGAAGTTTGCCAAAGCGTGGCAAAACAAAAATCTGAATTTGAAATAAATGTTGGCAAATTAGGATACTTTGAAAAGAAAAACAAAAAGATACTTTGGATTAAGGTTTTAGATGAAATGAATAAATTACAAGAATTATATGCTGATTTAGCAAATGAGTTAAACGTTTTAAAATTTGAATACCCATTAGAATATACACCTCATATGACTATTGCTCGAAATGTAAAAATGAAAAGTGAAGATATAGAAGTTATGGCCGAGCAGTTTGAACTATTGAAAATGCCTTTAGATGTAAGAAATCTAGTAGTGTTTGAAAGTAAAAGATTAGAGGGAGAACTAAGATATATTCCAATTAGAAAGATAAAATTTTGTCAAAAATAG
- a CDS encoding sensor domain-containing diguanylate cyclase, with the protein MEIILVILLFGILVGVIIWQKKLTSKIDDSYFENAYGEATQMIAIVNIDGEIISANKSLCEFAGFEEKEILGDEYWNLPWFKGSEIMQNKLIFSMEKAYRGELVRFEVGYNRPDGELYEIDFQVRPIKNEEDDIKYFIMMGYNITDLARTKNALTKKEQQLNSLFNYAKDGYFFYLLDEGVPFDKFGRDDAEELLKYHKLVRWNNMLLKQLQCREYDFEKKSLEELFSVKKEKIVEIFAIVIEKGFVDVMFHFNPEDDREERYLDVSIIAMHGTNDDYLGCFSVVHDITKSKIYEKELERYANKDPLTNLNNRRSFFRYSKIQDEKSRNGVLIMLDIDHFKKVNDRYGHDGGDLVLKKVANQLEKHFGELGMVCRYGGEEFAVALWDVGISKAEEICENFRKTIASSSYDHEDNKIKITISLGLSEIDTSVGVEKTIPRADSALYKSKETGRNKLTIFRD; encoded by the coding sequence ATGGAAATAATATTGGTGATTTTATTATTTGGAATTCTAGTAGGCGTAATTATTTGGCAAAAAAAACTGACAAGTAAAATAGATGATTCTTATTTTGAGAACGCCTATGGAGAAGCAACGCAAATGATTGCTATAGTAAATATCGACGGAGAAATAATAAGCGCAAATAAATCGTTGTGTGAATTTGCGGGGTTTGAAGAGAAGGAAATTCTTGGAGATGAGTACTGGAATTTACCTTGGTTTAAAGGTTCGGAAATTATGCAAAATAAGCTTATTTTTTCTATGGAGAAAGCGTACAGAGGAGAACTTGTAAGATTTGAAGTGGGATATAATAGACCTGATGGCGAATTGTACGAAATAGATTTTCAGGTTAGACCTATAAAAAATGAAGAAGATGACATAAAGTATTTTATAATGATGGGATATAATATTACTGATTTGGCTCGAACAAAGAATGCTCTTACGAAAAAAGAGCAACAGTTAAATTCGCTATTTAATTATGCAAAAGACGGTTATTTCTTTTATTTACTGGATGAAGGAGTTCCTTTTGACAAATTTGGAAGAGATGATGCGGAAGAATTATTGAAATACCACAAATTAGTTCGCTGGAATAATATGCTTTTAAAGCAATTGCAGTGCCGAGAATATGATTTTGAAAAGAAAAGTTTAGAAGAACTTTTTTCGGTGAAAAAAGAAAAGATAGTAGAAATATTTGCTATAGTTATAGAAAAAGGTTTTGTTGATGTAATGTTTCACTTCAATCCAGAAGACGATAGAGAGGAACGTTATTTAGATGTTTCGATAATTGCTATGCATGGGACTAATGATGACTATCTTGGTTGTTTTTCTGTAGTACATGATATTACAAAATCGAAAATTTATGAAAAAGAATTAGAAAGATATGCAAATAAAGATCCTCTTACAAATTTAAATAACAGACGAAGTTTTTTTAGATATTCTAAAATACAAGATGAAAAATCTAGAAATGGAGTTCTAATAATGCTTGATATCGATCATTTTAAAAAAGTTAATGATAGGTATGGACATGATGGAGGAGATTTAGTTTTAAAGAAGGTTGCAAATCAGCTTGAAAAGCATTTTGGAGAACTTGGTATGGTGTGTAGATATGGAGGAGAAGAGTTTGCGGTGGCGTTATGGGACGTTGGTATTTCTAAAGCGGAGGAGATTTGTGAAAACTTTAGAAAAACTATTGCTTCATCTTCTTATGACCATGAAGATAATAAGATCAAGATTACAATAAGTTTAGGCTTGTCTGAAATAGATACTAGTGTGGGTGTTGAAAAGACAATACCTAGAGCAGATAGTGCACTTTACAAATCAAAGGAAACCGGAAGGAATAAACTTACAATTTTTAGAGATTAG
- the thiD gene encoding bifunctional hydroxymethylpyrimidine kinase/phosphomethylpyrimidine kinase: MPKTLTIAGSDCSGGAGIQADLKAMSACGCYAMSVITALTAQNTTGVYGIEDCSAEFVSNQMKCIFEDIMPDAVKIGMVSSVDIIETIAKGLEIYNPKYIVLDPVMVATSGSKLLRDEAVEALKKYLIPMASIITPNLSEAEILSGRSILSEDDMIEAAKAISNYYSGYVLIKGGHLEKNANDLLYKDGSIDWIEGRRIKNNNTHGTGCTLSSAIASGLAKGLTVKESVVEAKSYLTRALEDQMNLGCGSGPLNHFSR, from the coding sequence GTGCCTAAGACACTTACTATAGCGGGTTCAGATTGCAGTGGCGGTGCAGGAATACAAGCCGATTTAAAGGCAATGTCAGCTTGTGGATGCTATGCTATGAGCGTTATCACGGCACTTACAGCTCAAAATACTACTGGGGTATATGGAATAGAGGATTGTTCTGCGGAATTTGTTTCTAATCAGATGAAATGTATTTTTGAAGATATTATGCCAGATGCAGTCAAAATTGGTATGGTTTCGTCAGTTGATATTATAGAAACTATAGCGAAAGGGCTTGAAATCTATAATCCAAAGTATATTGTATTAGATCCAGTTATGGTTGCAACAAGTGGTTCTAAACTATTAAGGGATGAAGCTGTGGAAGCGCTCAAAAAGTATCTCATTCCTATGGCATCTATAATTACTCCGAACCTATCAGAGGCGGAAATATTAAGTGGTAGAAGCATATTGAGTGAAGATGATATGATAGAAGCGGCTAAAGCTATTTCTAACTATTATAGTGGATATGTATTGATAAAAGGTGGCCATTTAGAAAAGAATGCTAATGATTTATTGTATAAAGATGGAAGTATAGACTGGATTGAAGGAAGGCGTATAAAGAACAATAATACGCATGGTACTGGATGTACACTATCATCAGCTATAGCTAGTGGTTTAGCTAAAGGATTGACTGTAAAAGAAAGTGTTGTAGAAGCAAAGTCGTATTTAACAAGAGCGCTTGAAGATCAAATGAATTTAGGCTGTGGGAGTGGACCGCTTAATCACTTTAGCAGATAA
- the tenA gene encoding thiaminase II — protein sequence MGFSEILKQDKRVQKYHESYMRHPFVRGLANGNLDKNKFRKYLIQDTLYLKDYAKVYAYAFLLGESIEDLQFLHTCIGVVMSEETNMHIKYLNDFGLNVYEIDNMEIEKANRDYLDYMLGFSKENDMKSIFVAALACTLTYEYIGKQLKYERLNDDKRHYYDPWIDEYAGKSFESFSIKSCELIDRYCADISLEEQERLIDIYIKACEYEMGFWDMSFEIK from the coding sequence ATGGGATTTTCAGAAATATTGAAGCAAGATAAAAGGGTACAAAAATATCATGAATCATATATGAGACATCCATTTGTAAGAGGTTTAGCTAATGGAAACTTAGACAAAAATAAATTTAGAAAATATCTTATACAAGATACTCTTTATTTAAAGGATTATGCTAAGGTGTACGCATATGCATTTCTTCTTGGTGAATCAATAGAAGATTTGCAATTCTTGCATACTTGCATAGGTGTGGTTATGTCAGAAGAGACAAATATGCACATAAAATATTTGAATGACTTTGGTTTGAATGTATATGAGATTGACAATATGGAAATTGAAAAGGCCAATAGAGACTATTTGGATTACATGCTAGGATTTTCAAAGGAAAATGATATGAAATCAATATTTGTAGCTGCCCTTGCGTGCACATTAACTTATGAGTATATTGGAAAGCAGTTGAAGTACGAGAGATTAAATGATGACAAGAGACATTATTATGATCCTTGGATAGATGAATATGCAGGCAAATCATTTGAAAGTTTCAGCATTAAGTCATGTGAGTTAATAGATAGATATTGCGCTGATATTTCTTTAGAAGAGCAAGAGAGGTTAATTGACATATATATAAAAGCATGTGAATATGAAATGGGATTTTGGGATATGAGTTTTGAAATAAAATAA
- a CDS encoding energy-coupled thiamine transporter ThiT: MLAQMSSMVLFLVVSTISVNFVKREKFDMKKISRISIFAALTMVLYFIKLVPFPQGGGCSLLSVLPIMILAVVGGTGEGVICAIIVASLKLVLAPPYYPLQIPLDYYGAMLVIAFTPLFGVDDKFKLFLGGISAGFVSMIFSVLSGVLFFSQFAPEGMNPWLYSFIYNVSGYGVEVIASVIVLVFMPLNSIRKQFKYA; encoded by the coding sequence ATGTTAGCACAAATGAGTAGTATGGTTTTATTTTTGGTGGTGAGTACAATAAGTGTGAATTTTGTAAAAAGAGAAAAATTTGATATGAAAAAAATATCAAGAATAAGTATATTTGCAGCGCTTACGATGGTTTTATATTTTATAAAATTGGTGCCATTTCCACAGGGCGGAGGTTGTAGTTTGTTGTCTGTTTTGCCAATAATGATTTTGGCAGTTGTTGGGGGTACTGGAGAAGGTGTGATTTGCGCTATTATAGTAGCTAGTCTCAAACTAGTATTAGCTCCGCCATATTATCCACTTCAAATTCCTCTTGACTATTATGGAGCGATGCTAGTGATTGCATTTACACCATTATTTGGAGTAGATGATAAGTTTAAGCTATTTCTAGGGGGAATAAGTGCTGGATTTGTTTCTATGATATTTAGTGTGTTATCAGGAGTGTTGTTTTTTAGTCAGTTTGCACCAGAAGGAATGAATCCTTGGTTATATTCATTTATATACAACGTATCAGGATATGGAGTAGAAGTAATAGCTAGTGTCATAGTGCTTGTATTTATGCCACTAAATAGCATAAGAAAGCAATTTAAATATGCATAG
- a CDS encoding ATP-binding protein, with product MKTKNRKQSLIAKIAMNLLVLTIVINIFSIFLINKDIQDYVERYIEEEVTLVLKSLDWAVAPLLEQNNVQNVQRIVEQIGSNSIIEHVSIYDESYKIIFTNDREKLGEIDANDCVVAVLRDRKLKEIYKDRRDVSFKMAIPVRSTSFDTIKGTDIKYVLFVSVDTGYIGNLQQNLKYKFQAIFLFVNIVFIVTILAVIFRYVGIPIKKISDGIHSVYNRDYDVSIDISNSKEFQLMSSFFNDMVSDIKKYTSDLKMEKEKAEIAGKERLKFLARMSHEIRTPLNTVIGFTEILEEDEKNLEKKEQLRIVKRSGKHLLSVINDILDFSKIENESIVLEEIKFDIREEVYLIYEMFDPKAKEKKLKFNILIEEDLPRYFVGDVFRIRQIMINILSNAFKFTQSGFVKMELELNNGKLFIIIEDSGIGIPKENFGIIFDAFKQSDESTTRKFGGTGLGLSISKQLIELMKGHIIVESIVSEGTRFSVELPLPYDNKSNIDVILQASKRKEQFEVEEVYRILVAEDLEDNQTLLKAMLKREKNIELNFVDNGHEALVALRNSKYDLLLLDMQMPVLDGEGVLSELEENPISGLKVIALTANASNEYREKYIELGCDDFMSKPISKNKLKQMIKEMRLSKYKKNHEN from the coding sequence ATGAAGACTAAAAATAGAAAGCAAAGTTTAATAGCAAAAATCGCAATGAATTTATTAGTTTTAACTATAGTGATAAATATATTTTCTATATTCCTTATAAACAAAGATATACAGGATTATGTAGAACGATATATTGAGGAAGAGGTCACTCTTGTATTAAAAAGTTTAGATTGGGCAGTTGCTCCTCTATTAGAGCAAAATAATGTGCAAAATGTTCAGAGAATAGTAGAACAAATTGGAAGTAATTCTATAATAGAACACGTTAGCATATATGATGAGTCATACAAAATTATATTCACTAATGACAGGGAAAAACTTGGTGAGATAGATGCAAATGATTGTGTTGTTGCAGTATTGAGGGATAGAAAACTGAAAGAGATATATAAAGATAGAAGAGATGTTAGTTTCAAAATGGCAATTCCAGTGAGAAGTACATCATTTGATACGATTAAGGGAACTGACATAAAGTATGTATTGTTTGTTTCGGTTGACACTGGGTACATTGGCAATTTACAGCAAAATTTAAAATACAAATTTCAAGCTATATTCTTGTTTGTAAATATAGTATTTATAGTAACAATCCTAGCCGTTATATTTAGATATGTAGGTATACCAATAAAAAAAATAAGCGATGGAATTCATTCTGTATACAATAGAGACTACGATGTGTCTATAGATATTAGCAATAGCAAAGAGTTTCAACTTATGTCATCTTTTTTTAATGATATGGTATCTGATATAAAGAAATATACAAGCGATTTGAAGATGGAGAAAGAAAAGGCAGAAATAGCAGGTAAAGAGAGACTAAAATTTTTAGCTAGGATGAGCCATGAAATAAGAACACCTCTGAATACAGTTATCGGTTTTACTGAAATACTAGAAGAAGATGAGAAAAATTTAGAGAAAAAAGAACAACTAAGAATAGTTAAAAGATCAGGTAAACATTTACTTTCAGTGATAAATGACATATTAGATTTTTCAAAAATAGAAAATGAAAGCATAGTATTAGAAGAGATTAAATTCGACATTAGAGAAGAAGTATATTTAATATATGAGATGTTTGATCCAAAAGCAAAAGAGAAAAAATTGAAGTTTAATATTTTGATAGAAGAGGATTTGCCGAGGTATTTTGTTGGGGATGTATTTAGAATACGTCAAATTATGATAAATATATTAAGTAATGCTTTCAAATTTACCCAAAGTGGTTTTGTCAAAATGGAATTAGAATTGAATAATGGAAAGCTATTTATAATAATAGAGGATTCAGGGATTGGAATTCCAAAAGAAAATTTTGGGATAATATTTGATGCATTCAAACAATCGGATGAATCCACAACAAGAAAATTTGGAGGTACGGGATTGGGATTGTCCATATCGAAACAACTTATAGAATTAATGAAGGGGCACATAATAGTTGAAAGTATTGTAAGTGAAGGAACAAGGTTTTCTGTTGAATTACCTTTGCCATACGACAATAAATCTAATATAGACGTTATATTACAAGCGAGCAAAAGAAAAGAGCAATTTGAAGTTGAAGAAGTATATAGAATACTTGTTGCAGAAGATTTAGAAGATAATCAGACATTGTTGAAGGCAATGCTAAAGAGAGAGAAAAATATTGAATTGAATTTTGTAGACAATGGTCACGAGGCACTTGTTGCTTTGAGAAATAGTAAGTATGATTTATTATTATTAGATATGCAGATGCCAGTATTAGATGGAGAAGGAGTACTTAGTGAACTAGAAGAGAATCCTATAAGCGGGCTTAAGGTTATAGCACTAACCGCAAATGCATCGAATGAATATCGAGAAAAATATATAGAGCTAGGTTGTGACGATTTTATGTCAAAACCAATAAGTAAAAATAAATTAAAACAGATGATAAAGGAAATGAGATTATCAAAATATAAAAAAAATCACGAAAATTAG
- the thiM gene encoding hydroxyethylthiazole kinase produces MLKKILMNLESKTPLVHNITNYVTVNDCANIVLASGGAPLMADELEEVEDIVSISSALYINVGTLNKRTIKSMILAGQKANKLEIPVVLDPVGMGASKLRSETVKTLVENIKFDIIKGNFSEVKSLYEDCKNEGGVDATSADILKAKDLSYIADFAKKASVQFESIIAITGEVDCVSDGQRVAYIENGHSMMTKITGTGCMTGSMMGVYAAVSEKNYFESAMLGLVTMGCAGEIANEKIEKNDEGTASFKRYLIDEVSKFDVAMLEKRGRYDVR; encoded by the coding sequence ATGCTAAAGAAGATATTGATGAATTTAGAATCAAAAACACCATTAGTCCACAATATAACAAATTATGTTACAGTAAATGATTGTGCTAATATAGTACTTGCAAGTGGAGGAGCTCCTCTTATGGCCGATGAGTTAGAAGAGGTAGAGGATATAGTAAGTATAAGTAGTGCTCTATACATTAACGTAGGAACACTTAATAAACGAACTATAAAATCAATGATATTAGCAGGTCAAAAAGCCAATAAACTTGAAATTCCAGTTGTATTAGATCCTGTTGGAATGGGAGCTTCAAAGCTTAGAAGTGAAACTGTAAAGACACTCGTAGAGAATATTAAATTTGACATCATAAAGGGGAATTTTTCGGAAGTAAAATCTCTTTATGAGGATTGTAAAAATGAAGGTGGAGTTGATGCTACATCTGCTGATATATTAAAAGCTAAAGATTTAAGCTATATAGCAGATTTTGCAAAAAAGGCATCTGTGCAATTTGAATCTATTATTGCTATAACTGGTGAAGTTGATTGTGTAAGCGATGGACAAAGAGTGGCGTATATAGAAAATGGGCACTCAATGATGACTAAAATCACAGGAACTGGTTGCATGACGGGAAGCATGATGGGGGTATACGCAGCTGTTTCAGAAAAAAATTATTTTGAATCTGCAATGTTGGGTCTTGTTACTATGGGTTGTGCAGGTGAAATTGCAAATGAGAAAATAGAGAAAAACGATGAAGGAACAGCTAGCTTTAAGAGATATTTGATAGATGAAGTTAGTAAATTTGATGTAGCTATGTTGGAAAAGAGAGGTCGTTATGATGTTAGATAG